The following are encoded together in the Oscarella lobularis chromosome 10, ooOscLobu1.1, whole genome shotgun sequence genome:
- the LOC136192192 gene encoding immunoglobulin superfamily member 10-like — protein MTLFFWSLAALLAFELAAAQPLFRWERVIGSCSHICGESGERLSLRRCRGPSNTVEEIICDSFTKPPYQPPEPCNRFSCYSWRTIIGSCTHTCEPNGVKPSLVICFTPWGTVDERNCNRSTKPSTPFPEPCNRIPCPEPPQIEVPPSFVQNPPIRGGDITIEAGQNVQIYAGNSLWIETNFAKPGFPPPTFLWSLPGNGTLNSSETSGRLQIHNGTLVITNITLNDEGDYEVTASNVEGADKIASSVTVLSYRWNITWIGCPATCEPGRQSDSIFCINVKSGGAVVNDSYCQHLDKPSPKLCYSCGVLPKFFVPPSFTTIDIGQKVVIKEGDRLFIRAHLLQGTPDPIVSWTLPDGSILKKRRDHIFVKRNGTLEVKRIQSDDKGRYTATATNRVGNVTAVSLVTVVP, from the exons ATGACATTGTTCTTCTGGTCTTTGGCTGCTCTTCTCGCGTTTGAACTCGCAGCAGCTCAGCCGCTATTCAG ATGGGAAAGAGTCATCGGTTCGTGCTCCCACATTTGCGGAGAGAGTG GCGAAAGACTGTCGCTCAGGCGCTGCCGTGGTCCAAGCAACACGGTCGAGGAGATTATCTGTGATTCGTTCACAAAACCGCCTTACCAACCTCCAGAGCCTTGCAACAGATTCTCATGCTATAGTTGGAGAACAATCATTGGTTCGTGCACCCACACTTGCGAACCGAACG GCGTCAAACCGTCCCTTGTTATCTGCTTTACTCCGTGGGGTACTGTCGACGAGCGCAACTGCAATCGAAGTACCAAGCCTTCTACTCCATTTCCGGAGCCTTGCAACAGAATCCCGTGCCCAG AGCCGCCACAGATTGAGGTTCCGCCGTCGTTTGTACAGAATCCACCCattcgcggcggcgacatcACTATTGAAGCTGGCCAAAATGTCCAAATCTACGCTGGCAATTCGCTATGGATTGAAACGAATTTCGCCAAGCCGGGATTCCCGCCACCGACGTTCTTGTGGTCGCTTCCCGGAAACGGAACGCTGAATTCCAGCGAGACGTCGGGTCGATTGCAAATTCACAACGGAACCCTGGTGATTACAAACATTACATTGAACGATGAGGGCGACTACGAAGTTACGGCTTCGAACGTCGAAGGCGCAGACAAGATCGCGTCGTCCGTCACCGTTCTAA GCTACAG GTGGAATATTACCTGGATCGGTTGTCCAGCGACGTGTGAACCAG GGAGGCAAAGCGATTCTATTTTTTGCATTAACGTCAAGAGCGGAGGAGCTGTAGTCAACGACAGCTATTGCCAGCATCTCGATaagccgtcgccgaagcTATGCTATTCCTGTGGAG TTCTTCCGAAATTTTTTGTTCCCCCTTCGTTCACGACAATTGACATTGGTCAGAAAGTCGTCATCAAGGAAGGCGACCGTCTCTTCATACGCGCTCACCTATTGCAAGGCACTCCTGATCCGATCGTTTCGTGGACCCTGCCGGATGGATCAATCCTAAAAAAGCGACGCGATCACATTTTCGTTAAAAGAAACGGCACACTCGAGGTGAAACGCATTCAGTCCGATGACAAGGGCCGATacacggcaacggcgactaACAGAGTCGGTAACGTTACGGCAGTTTCGCTAGTTACTGTCGTACCGTGA
- the LOC136191957 gene encoding immunoglobulin superfamily member 10-like produces MHSLVILINWGGGPGHAIFEGAMTLFWSLAALLAFGLVGHTTAQFRWSRIVGACTATCGPTGVKPSLIICFGPSGTVDEVNCDRNTKKPPYQGPEPCNRITCPEGPVIAVPQPLVQNPPIRGGNNAIGAGQNVQIHADNSLWIDLNMAKPGIPPATFSWSLPGGETVNTGEMSGQFQVHENGTLVITNIGLNNEGDYEVTAWNSAGSDSITSSVTVLIGPKFFDPPRLATIDIGQKVTIIEGNRLVIRARVVQGAPDPVVSWTLPDGSTLKERRGRFSVRKSGALVVKHIKLADRGRYTATATNSVGEVTAVSRVTVIRK; encoded by the exons ATGCATTCACTGgtgatattaattaactggGGGGGAGGGCCTGGCCACGCCATCTTTGAAGGTGCTATGACTTTGTTCTGGTCTTTAGCTGCTCTACTTGCTTTCGGACTCGTTGGGCACACAACAGCTCAATTCAG ATGGAGCAGAATCGTTGGTGCGTGCACCGCCACTTGCGGACCGACCG GCGTCAAACCGTCCCTTATTATCTGCTTCGGTCCAAGCGGGACTGTCGACGAGGTCAACTGTGATCGAAATACGAAGAAGCCGCCTTACCAAGGTCCGGAGCCTTGCAACAGAATCACGTGCCCAG AGGGGCCCGTGATCGCAGTTCCACAGCCGCTCGTACAGAATCCACCCATTCGCGGCGGCAATAACGCTATTGGAGCTGGCCAAAATGTGCAAATCCACGCCGACAATTCCTTATGGATCGATCTGAATATGGCCAAGCCGGGAATCCCaccggcgacgttttcgtggtCGCTTCccggcggcgaaacggtGAATACCGGCGAGATGTCGGGTCAATTTCAAGTGCACGAGAACGGAACCCTGGTGATTACGAACATTGGATTGAACAATGAGGGCGACTACGAAGTTACGGCTTGGAACAGCGCCGGCTCAGACAGCATCACGTCGTCTGTCACCGTTCTAA tcgGTCCCAAGTTTTTTGATCCTCCTCGTTTGGCAACAATTGACATTGGTCAAAAAGTCACTATCATCGAAGGCAACCGACTCGTCATACGCGCTCGCGTAGTACAAGGCGCTCCTGATCCGGTTGTTTCATGGACCCTGCCGGATGGATCGACCCTAAAAGAGCGACGCGGCCGCTTTTCCGTTAGGAAAAGCGGCGCGCTTGTGGTGAAGCACATTAAGTTGGCCGACCGGGGCCGATACACGGCAACGGCAACTAACAGCGTCGGTGAGGTTACGGCAGTTTCGCGAGTTACTGTCATACGGAAGTGA
- the LOC136192190 gene encoding immunoglobulin superfamily member 10-like, with the protein MTLFWSLAALLAFGLVGHTSAQYRWRKTCSCTHPCGVRVCIIICVGPNGSPVDEINCDPVTKPDGAPAPCPCKPVKEPYTFGIFRWMRIVGSCTHTCGPDGVKPSLIVCVGPSGTVDEVNCDPNTRPPYQAPMPCNRINCTEPPVIAVPQPLVQNPPILGGNNAIVAGQNVQIHANNSLWIDVNMDEMGNPTATFSWSLPGGETVNAGETSGRFQVHNNGTLAITNIGLGDEGDYEVTASNSAGSDRITSTVTVLSYRCGILSGAIVQRRTQSASIFCSNVKSGGAVVDDSNCLHLDKPELPSPRPCVPDNPCCPEPPMIFEADPLVQPDTVPYQGFTIDAGQNVSMHQGQSMRVNSRIVVGCVPDPSIEWTLPNGSKLGPGETSNGVRVTQNGALRIDDVRRSDDGTYTVTATNSQGTDTASTTLKVLLFNWETIRGSCTHTCGDQGITPFLLLCRDELEGRTDDAVNCNSATRPLQPLPEPCNRIPCPEPPVFATPNPLDQTFPVRDGDWSVTLGQNVTILKDNQLTIDAQVISGLPTPTITWTLPDGTTLSAGESSDRVSVSSNGTRLTIQGIQDSDRGSYVATAENEVGTATGTTAVTVIEPPVFRTPPTPPAQTDPIRNIDQSIELGQNILIRSGNELVIDAVVTEGSPNPTVVWTLPDGGTLGAGERSGRYRVSPNGRRLTASNMQVGDGGMFVATATNDAGSTTGRSQVTVVEPPVLKSVEPLDEPSPIPNEDFSIDVNQDVFILAGRRLLVNAELTAATPPASISWSLPDGSSLSPGQTSGRYRALANGSLEVTNIELGDEGVYTVTATNRAGSVTGSTTVTVRSFRYDVIVGSCTHTCRPEGVKPSLVICIDANARTVDEVNCGHLIKPVQPPPEPCNRIPCPVPPVFVMPEPLVQIFPIPCENLSISLGQNAIIKEGQRLVIDAQLQPGAEPAASFVWTLPSGETLRAGERVENVRVNAAGTRLTVTDIATGDAGLYIATASNSEGSATLNSTITVERKHR; encoded by the exons ATGACGTTGTTCTGGTCTTTAGCTGCTCTACTTGCTTTCGGACTCGTCGGGCACACATCAGCTCAATACAG ATGGAGGAAAACTTGTTCGTGCACCCACCCTTGCG GCGTCAGAGTGTGCATTATCATTTGCGTTGGTCCAAATGGTAGTCCTGTCGACGAAATAAACTGCGATCCAGTTACGAAGCCTGACGGAGCTCCGGCGCCCTGCCCATGCAAACCCGTGAAAG AGCCGTACACATTCGGGATCTTCAG ATGGATGAGAATCGTTGGTTCGTGCACCCACACTTGCGGACCGGACG GCGTCAAACCGTCCCTTATTGTCTGCGTTGGTCCAAGCGGGACTGTCGACGAGGTCAACTGTGATCCAAATACGAGGCCGCCTTACCAAGCTCCGATGCCTTGCAACAGAATCAACTGCACAG AGCCGCCCGTGATCGCGGTTCCACAGCCGCTCGTACAGAATCCACCCATTCTCGGCGGCAATAACGCTATTGTAGCTGGCCAAAATGTGCAAATCCACGCCAACAATTCCCTGTGGATCGATGTGAATATGGACGAGATGGGAAATccaacggcgacgttttcgtggtCGCTTCccggcggcgaaacggtGAATGCCGGCGAGACGTCGGGTCGATTTCAAGTGCACAACAACGGAACTCTTGCGATTACAAACATTGGATTGGGCGATGAGGGCGACTACGAAGTTACGGCTTCGAACAGCGCCGGCTCAGACAGAATCACGTCGACCGTCACCGTTCTAA GCTACAGGT GTGGAATACTGTCTGGAGCGATTGTTCAGCGAC GAACGCAAagcgcttcgattttttgcaGTAACGTCAAGAGCGGAGGAGCTGTAGTCGACGACAGCAATTGCCTGCATCTCGATAAGCCCGAGCTGCCGTCACCGCGACCGTGCGTGCCGGACAATCCTTGCTGTCCCG AGCCGCCCATGATCTTTGAAGCCGATCCTTTGGTGCAGCCAGACACTGTTCCGTATCAAGGTTTTACCATCGACGCCGGTCAAAACGTAAGTATGCATCAGGGTCAATCGATGAGAGTCAACTCgaggatcgtcgtcggctgCGTGCCGGATCCGTCGATCGAGTGGACGCTTCCCAACGGCTCGAAGCTCGGCCCCGGCGAGACGTCGAACGGCGTCCGAGTCACGCAGAACGGCGCTCttcgcatcgacgacgttcgacgcagcgacgacggcacgtacacggtgacggcgacgaattcgcaAGGAACGGAcaccgcgtcgacgacgctcaaaGTTCTTC tATTCAA TTGGGAGACGATCAGAGGATCTTGCACTCACACATGTGGGGATCAAG GCATTACTCCATTTTTGCTACTGTGTCGAGACGAATTAGAAGGGAGAACTGATGACGCAGTTAACTGCAACTCAGCTACTCGACCTCTGCAGCCTTTACCTGAGCCATGCAATCGAATTCCATGTCCTG AACCGCCGGTATTTGCAACTCCTAATCCTCTCGATCAAACGTTCCCTgtccgcgacggcgattggTCCGTCACTCTCGGACAAAACGTGACGATACTCAAAGATAATCAGCTAACAATCGATGCCCAGGTCATTTCTGGCCTTCCTACTCCGACAATCACGTGGACATTGCCGGACGGCACGACCTTGTCAGCAGGCGAATCGTCGGACAGGGTCAGCGTTTCGTCCAACGGAACGCGGCTGACGATCCAGGGAATACAGGACTCAGACAGGGGATCGTACGTAGCCACGGCAGAAAACGAAGTGGGAACTGCAACGGGGACGACTGCGGTGACCGTCATAG AGCCTCCCGTATTCCGAACTCCGCCTACGCCACCGGCTCAGACCGACCCCATTCGTAACATCGATCAATCGATTGAACTGGGTCAAAACATTCTTATCCGTTCGGGAAATGAACTCGTGATTGACGCCGTCGTGACGGAGGGATCGCCTAATCCGACAGTGGTCTGGACGCTCCCGGACGGAGGGACTCTCGGCGCCGGCGAACGATCCGGTCGTTATCGCGTGTCGCCCAATGGACGTCGACTGACGGCAAGCAATATGCAGGTGGGAGACGGTGGAATGTTTGTCGCCACGGCGACAAACGATGCCGGATCGACAACAGGACGATCGCAAGTGACGGTCGTCG AACCGCCTGTTTTGAAGTCGGTTGAGCCGCTCGACGAACCGTCGCCGATACCCAATGAGGACTtctcaattgacgtcaatcaagACGTTTTTATCCTCGCAGGTCGGCGACTTCTCGTTAACGCCGAGTTGACGGCGGCAACGCCGCCCGCGTCGATCTCGTGGTCGCTTCCCGACGGCTCGTCTCTCTCGCCCGGCCAGACGTCGGGGAGATATCGAGCGCTAGCCAACGGATCGCTCGAGGTGACTAACATTGAACTGGGGGATGAAGGAGTGTAtacggtgacggcgacgaatcgagcCGGTTCGGTGACGGGAAGTACGACGGTGACAGTGAGAA gttttCG gtaTGACGTTATTGTTGGGTCGTGCACGCATACTTGTCGACCAGAAG GTGTTAAGCCTTCACTCGTCATATGTATTGATGCTAATGCAAGGACTGTGGACGAAGTAAACTGCGGCCATTTGATAAAGCCTGTTCAGCCGCCACCGGAGCCGTGCAATCGAATTCCTTGTCCAG TGCCACCCGTGTTTGTCATGCCCGAACCTCTTGTTCAAATCTTTCCAATTCCCTGTGAAAATCTCAGCATCTCGTTGGGTCAAAACGCTATCATTAAAGAGGGACAGCGCCTTGTCATTGACGCTCAACTGCAACCGGGCGCCGAACCGGCTGCCTCGTTCGTCTGGACGTTGCCCTCCGGCGAGACGCTGCGCGCCGGCGAGAGAGTGGAGAACGTGCGCGTCAACGCCGCCGGCACGCGTCTGACTGTCACTGACATAGCGACAGGCGACGCGGGTTTGTACATCGCAACGGCGTCCAATTCCGAAGGATCAGCGACGCTGAATTCAACGATTACCGTCGAACGTAAGCACCGTTGA
- the LOC136192191 gene encoding immunoglobulin superfamily member 10-like encodes MIAGPQPLVQNPPIPGGNNAIVAGQNVQIHANNSLWIDVNMAKPGIPTAMFSWSLPGGETVNAGETSGRLQVHNNGTLVITNIGLGDEGDYEVTASNSDGSDSITSTVIVLSYRWNTVWSDCSATCGPPGTQSASIFCINVKSGGTVVDDSNCQHLNRPELPSPRPCVPDNSPCPEPPMIFKADPLVQQYQGFTIDAGQNVSIHQGQSLRVNARIVGGVPDPSIKWTLPDGSKLGPGETSNGVRVTPNGALLINDVRRSDDGTYTVTATNSQGTDTASTTLKVLRE; translated from the exons ATGATCGCGGGTCCACAGCCGCTCGTACAGAATCCACCCATTCCCGGCGGCAATAACGCTATTGTAGCTGGCCAAAATGTGCAAATCCACGCCAACAATTCCCTATGGATCGATGTGAATATGGCCAAGCCGGGAATTCCAACGGCGATGTTTTCGTGGTCGCTTCccggcggcgaaacggtGAATGCCGGCGAGACGTCGGGTCGATTACAAGTGCACAACAACGGAACTCTTGTGATTACAAACATCGGATTGGGCGATGAGGGCGACTACGAAGTTACGGCTTCGAACAGCGACGGCTCCGACAGCATCACGTCGACTGTCATCGTTCTAA GCTACAG GTGGAATACTGTCTGGAGCGATTGTTCAGCGACGTGCGGACCACCAG GAACGCAAagcgcttcgattttttgcaTTAACGTCAAGAGCGGAGGAACTGTAGTCGACGACAGCAATTGCCAGCATCTCAATAGGCCTGAGCTGCCGTCACCGCGACCGTGCGTGCCGGACAATTCTCCCTGTCCCG AGCCGCCCATGATCTTCAAAGCCGATCCCTTGGTGCAACAATATCAAGGTTTCACCATCGACGCCGGTCAAAACGTGAGCATCCATCAGGGTCAATCGCTGAGAGTCAATGCGAggatcgtcggcggcgtgcCGGATCCGTCGATCAAGTGGACGCTTCCCGACGGCTCGAAGCTTGGCCCCGGGGAGACGTCAAACGGCGTCAGAGTCACGCCGAACGGCGCTCTTCTCATCAACGACGTTCGacgcagcgacgacggcacgtatacggtgacggcgacgaattcgcaAGGAACGGAcaccgcgtcgacgacgctcaaaGTTCTTCGTGAGTGA
- the LOC136192189 gene encoding immunoglobulin superfamily member 10-like, protein MNFSPAVLNAIFTLSAIPVLTKPDTLVQTRPLPCTNVDILLGQNAIVHEGYSLVITAQLGPGVTPAPTLVWTLPSGATLGAGESSGNARVNGAGTLLTVSGIAPGDVGSYSATATNSEGSDTLSSTITVDRYSWDVVIGSCTHTCGPLGIKPALVLCRNDSSSGATVAEANCCAEKPTTPPPEPCNRIPCPVPPKFFDPPRYDQPERPISDKDQTIDVAQDVLIIEGNRLVIRARVVKGIPDPDVQWTLPDGSTLGVNERRGRFSVRDDGQLVVDNIQLDDGGTFTATATNEVGEDTAVSRVTVIRKAEIVDRPPQIKVLPSFVQNPPIRRGDFAIGAGQNVQIHAGNSLWIETNLAKPGIPPATFSWSLPGGETANTGEMSGQFQVHENGTLVIKNIGLNNEGDYEVTAWNSAGSDSITSSVTVLIGPKFFDPPRLATIDIGQNVTIVEGNRLVIRARVVQGAPDPVVSWTLPDGSTPKERRGRFSVRKSGALLVKRIQLADQGRYTATATNSGDEHTSVVQDDEISESRSSIGDQTNAIRAPFLSFHKET, encoded by the exons ATGAATTTTTCTCCGGCGGTTTTAAATGCAATTTTCACGTTGTCAGCAATACCGGTGTTGACCAAACCCGATACTCTCGTTCAAACGCGTCCACTTCCCTGCACCAACGTCGACATCTTGCTGGGCCAAAACGCCATTGTTCACGAGGGGTATAGTCTTGTCATTACCGCTCAGCTGGGCCCTGGCGTCACGCCAGCCCCCACGTTGGTCTGGACGTTGCCGTCCGGCGCGACGTTGGGCGCCGGCGAGAGTTCGGGGAACGCTCGAGTCAACGGTGCCGGCACACTTCTTACGGTTAGTGGCATAGCGCCAGGCGACGTGGGTTCATACAGCGCAACGGCGACCAATTCCGAAGGATCGGACACGCTGTCTTCAACAATCACCGTCGATC GATACAG TTGGGATGTCGTTATTGGCTCGTGTACTCACACCTGTGGTCCACTAG gcATCAAACCGGCACTCGTTCTATGCAGGAACGATTCGAGTTCGGGTGCCACAGTAGCTGAAGCCAATTGCTGTGCTGAGAAGCCTACGACTCCGCCACCGGAGCCGTGCAATCGAATTCCTTGCCCAG TTCCGCCGAAATTTTTTGATCCTCCTCGGTACGACCAGCCTGAGCGACCGATTTCTGACAAAGACCAAACGATCGACGTTGCTCAGGATGTGCTTATCATCGAAGGCAATCGTCTCGTCATACGCGCTCGCGTAGTGAAAGGCATTCCCGATCCGGACGTTCAGTGGACCCTTCCTGATGGATCAACTCTCGGCGTGAACGAGCGACGCGGTCGTTTTTCGGTGAGAGACGACGGCCAGCTTGTAGTAGATAATATTCAGTTAGACGACGGAGGCACGTttacggcgacggcgacgaatgaAGTCGGCGAAGATACGGCAGTTTCGCGAGTTACCGTCATAC GAAAGGCGGAGATAGTCGACAGGCCTCCTCAGATTAAAGTTCTGCCGTCGTTTGTACAGAATCCGCCCATTCGCCGCGGCGATTTCGCTATTGGAGCTGGCCAAAATGTCCAAATTCACGCTGGCAATTCGCTATGGATTGAAACGAATCTCGCCAAGCCGGGAATCCCaccggcgacgttttcgtggtCTCTTCccggcggcgaaacggcgaATACCGGCGAGATGTCGGGTCAATTTCAAGTGCACGAGAACGGAACTCTGGTGATTAAAAACATTGGATTGAACAATGAGGGAGACTACGAAGTTACGGCTTGGAACAGCGCCGGCTCAGACAGCATCACGTCGTCTGTCACCGTTCTAA tcgGTCCCAAGTTTTTTGATCCTCCTCGTTTGGCAACTATTGACATTGGTCAAAACGTCACTATCGTCGAAGGCAACCGACTCGTCATACGCGCTCGCGTAGTACAAGGCGCTCCTGATCCGGTTGTTTCATGGACCCTGCCGGATGGATCGACCCCAAAAGAGCGACGCGGCCGCTTTTCCGTTAGGAAAAGCGGCGCGCTTTTGGTGAAGCGCATTCAGTTGGCCGACCAGGGCCGATacacggcaacggcgactaACAGCGGCG ACGAACACACTTCCGTGGTGCAAGACGATGAAATCAGCGAATCCCGTTCATCGATTGGAGATCAAACTAATGCAATAAGGGCCCCCTTTTTATCCTTTCACAAAGAGACTTAA
- the LOC136191960 gene encoding sugar transporter SWEET1-like, with the protein MDFLNFVSWLCILITFGFYCSGFSTCQQFRANKSTGDVPILPFLATAINAALWISYGTLKEDRTLILINTFGLLLQLVYIAVYFIYTANRSFARNRILMAGFVGCSLLTYARYVNSVSRESAIFQMGFTCNVMCVLMFASPLSTVALVIRTKSTKSMSFLLSLATTAMGGCWFLYGTLVGDPFVQIPNALGTILGGVQLLLFARYGLRSEPTSLPL; encoded by the exons ATGGATTTCCTCAATTTCGTCTCTTGGCTTTGCATTTTGATAACGTTCGGATTCTACTGTTCAGGATT CTCAACGTGCCAGCAGTTTCGAGCGAACAAGAGCACAGGCGACGTCCCTATACTCCCTTTTCTCGCCACGGCCATAAA CGCGGCCCTTTGGATATCGTATGGGACACTGAAAGAGGACCGTACTCTCATTTTAATCAATACCTTCGGACTTTTACTTCAGCTCGTCTACATTGCCGTCTACTTCATTTACACGGCAAATAGA TCATTTGCGAGAAATCGCATTCTAATGGCCGGTTTTGTCGGCTGTTCTCTTCTCACCTACGCCAGATATGTCAACTCCGTGTCGCGGGAATcggcaatttttcaaatggGATTCACATGCAATGTCATGTGCGTTCTCATGTTTGCATCGCCTCTCTCGACTGTG GCTCTCGTCATACGAAccaagtcgacgaagtccatgtcgtttcttctatcgCTTGCCACAACGGCGATGGGCGGCTGCTGGTTTCTATATGGAACGCTTGTCGGTGATCCATTTGTACAG ATTCCTAATGCTCTGGGCACAATTCTCGGTGGTGTGCAGTTGCTGTTGTTTGCTCGCTATGGACTGAGATCGGAGCCAACGTCCTTGCCCTTGTAG
- the LOC136192188 gene encoding matrix-remodeling-associated protein 5-like: MTSFWSLAALLAFGLVGHATAQFSWNVIVGSCTATCGPTGVKPSLTVCLGPRGTVDEVNCDRNTKPPYRAPEPCNRKPCEEPPMIAVPQPLVQNPPIPGGNNAIAAGQNVQIHANNSLWIDVNMAKPGIPTATFSWSLPGGETVNSGETSGRFQVHDNGTLVITNIGLGDEGNYKVTASNSAGSDSITSTVTVLSYRCASNLFFNCSLVYGLSSLLEPPMIFEADPLVQPDTVPYQGFTIDAGQNVSMHQGQSMRVNSRIVVGCVPDPSIEWTLPNGSKLGPGETSNGVRITQNGALRIDDVRRSDDGTYTVTATNSQGTDTASTTLKVLLFNWETIKGSCTHTCGDQGITPFLLLCRDELEGRTDDAVNCNSATRPPQPLPEPCNRIPCPKPPVLATPDPLDQTFPVRDGDWSVTLGQNVTILKDNQLTIDAQVISGFPTPTITWTLPDGTTLSAGESSDRVSVSSNGTRLTIQGIQDSDRGSYVATAENEVGTATGTTAVTVIEPPVFRTPPTPPAQTDPIRNVDQSIELGQNILIRSGNELVIDAVVTEGSPNPTVVWTLPDGGTLGAGERSGRYRVSPNGRRLTASNMQVGDGGMFVATATNDAGSTTGRSQVTVVEPPVLKSVEPLDEPSPIPNEDFSIDVNQDVFILAGRRLLVNAELTAATPPASISWSLPDGSSLSPGQTSGRYRALANGSLEVTNIELGDEGVYTVTATNRAGSVTGSTTVTVRSK, translated from the exons ATGACTTCGTTCTGGTCTTTGGCTGCTCTTCTCGCTTTCGGACTCGTCGGGCACGCAACAGCTCAATTCAG TTGGAACGTAATCGTTGGTTCGTGCACCGCCACTTGCGGACCGACCG GCGTCAAACCGTCCCTTACTGTCTGCTTGGGTCCGAGGGGTACTGTCGACGAGGTCAACTGTGATCGAAATACGAAGCCGCCTTACCGAGCTCCGGAGCCTTGCAACAGAAAACCATGCGAAG AGCCGCCCATGATCGCGGTTCCACAGCCGCTCGTACAGAATCCACCCATTCCCGGCGGCAATAACGCTATTGCAGCTGGCCAAAATGTGCAAATCCACGCCAACAATTCCCTGTGGATCGATGTGAATATGGCCAAGCCGGGAATTccaacggcgacgttttcgtggtCGCTTCccggcggcgaaacggtGAATTCCGGCGAGACGTCGGGTCGATTTCAAGTGCACGACAACGGAACTCTTGTGATTACAAACATTGGATTGGGCGATGAGGGCAACTACAAAGTTACGGCTTCGAACAGCGCCGGCTCAGACAGCATCACGTCGACCGTCACCGTTCTAA GCTACAGGTGTGCGTCTAATTTGTTCTTCAATTGTTCTCTTGTATACGGCCTGTCTTCCCT TTTAGAGCCGCCCATGATCTTTGAAGCCGATCCTTTGGTGCAGCCAGACACTGTTCCGTATCAAGGTTTTACCATCGACGCCGGTCAAAACGTAAGTATGCATCAGGGTCAATCGATGAGAGTCAACTCgaggatcgtcgtcggctgCGTGCCGGATCCGTCGATCGAGTGGACGCTTCCCAACGGCTCGAAGCTCGGCCCCGGCGAGACGTCAAACGGCGTCCGAATCACGCAGAACGGCGCTCttcgcatcgacgacgttcgacgcagcgacgacggcacgtacacggtgacggcgacgaattcgcaAGGAACGGAcaccgcgtcgacgacgctcaaaGTTCTTC tATTCAA TTGGGAGACGATCAAAGGATCTTGCACTCACACATGTGGGGATCAAG GCATTACTCCATTTTTGCTACTGTGTCGAGACGAATTAGAAGGGAGAACTGATGACGCAGTTAACTGCAACTCAGCTACTCGACCTCCGCAGCCTTTACCTGAGCCATGCAATCGAATTCCATGTCCTA AACCGCCGGTACTTGCAACTCCTGATCCTCTCGATCAAACGTTCCCTgtccgcgacggcgattggTCCGTCACTCTCGGACAAAACGTGACGATACTCAAAGATAATCAGCTAACAATCGATGCCCAGGTCATTTCTGGCTTTCCTACTCCGACAATCACGTGGACATTGCCGGACGGCACGACCTTGTCAGCAGGCGAATCGTCGGACAGGGTCAGCGTTTCGTCCAACGGAACGCGGCTGACGATCCAGGGAATACAGGACTCAGACAGGGGATCGTACGTAGCCACGGCAGAAAACGAAGTGGGAACTGCAACGGGGACGACTGCGGTGACCGTCATAG AGCCTCCCGTATTCCGAACTCCGCCTACGCCACCGGCTCAGACCGACCCCATTCGTAACGTCGATCAATCGATTGAACTGGGTCAAAACATTCTTATCCGTTCGGGAAATGAACTCGTGATTGACGCCGTCGTGACGGAGGGATCGCCTAATCCGACAGTGGTCTGGACGCTCCCGGACGGAGGGACTCTCGGCGCCGGCGAACGATCCGGTCGTTATCGCGTGTCGCCCAATGGACGTCGACTGACGGCAAGCAATATGCAGGTGGGAGACGGTGGAATGTTTGTCGCCACGGCGACAAACGATGCCGGATCGACAACAGGACGATCGCAAGTGACGGTCGTCG AACCGCCTGTTTTGAAGTCGGTTGAGCCGCTCGACGAACCGTCGCCGATACCCAATGAGGACTtctcaattgacgtcaatcaagACGTTTTTATCCTCGCAGGTCGGCGACTTCTCGTTAACGCCGAGTTGACGGCGGCAACGCCGCCCGCGTCGATCTCGTGGTCGCTTCCCGACGGCTCGTCTCTCTCGCCCGGCCAGACGTCGGGGAGATATCGAGCGCTAGCCAACGGATCGCTCGAGGTGACTAACATTGAACTGGGGGATGAAGGAGTGTAtacggtgacggcgacgaatcgagcCGGTTCGGTGACGGGAAGTACGACGGTGACAGTGAGAAGTAAGTGA